In the Juglans microcarpa x Juglans regia isolate MS1-56 chromosome 6D, Jm3101_v1.0, whole genome shotgun sequence genome, one interval contains:
- the LOC121234079 gene encoding protein TAPETUM DETERMINANT 1-like: protein MTHSSFSRLQIITVALAASTILFFFGVVSMPVLLSGMRIRSSDGNNATLTVPHRKLLLHRGMVKPNRIRGEKCSRSDIVVNQGPTPPLPSGIPTYTVEIMNVCVSGCDISSIHLSCGWFSSAHLINPKIFRRLRYNECLVNDGKPLANGRTLSFQYANTFPYPLSVSSVVCV from the exons ATGACACACTCCTCCTTCTCCAGGCTCCAAATAATCACGGTGGCTTTAGCAGCGTCGACGATATTGTTCTTCTTTGGTGTCGTTTCGATGCCTGTGCTTCTCTCAG GCATGAGGATCAGGAGCTCCGACGGTAACAACGCCACGCTCACTGTACCGCATCGcaagcttcttcttcatcgtg GAATGGTGAAACCGAACCGAATAAGGGGAGAAAAGTGTAGCAGGTCGGACATTGTGGTGAATCAAGGCCCCACACCCCCACTCCCAAGTGGTATTCCCACCTATACTGTTGAGATCATGAACGTCTGCGTCAGTGGTTGTGACATCTCCAGCATTCATTTGAGCTGTGGCTGGTTTAGCTCTGCCCACCTTATCAACCCCAAGATCTTCAGGAGGCTTCGCTACAACGAATGCCTCGTCAATGACGGCAAGCCCTTGGCTAATGGTCGAACCCTTTCTTTCCAGTATGCCAATACATTCCCCTATCCTCTCTCTGTCTCCTCCGTCGTCTGCGTTTGA
- the LOC121234636 gene encoding glutamate-1-semialdehyde 2,1-aminomutase 2, chloroplastic, with protein MAGAITGSRVSLGLSCSTTRLSRRPIDSSSRSTRRYCVKMAVSLDEKKKNFTLQKSEEAFNAAKNLMPGGVNSPVRAFKSVGGQPILIDSVKGSHMWDIDGNEYIDYVGSWGPAIIGHADDEVLAALAETMKKGTSFGAPCLLENILAEMVISAVPSIEMVRFVNSGTEACMGVLRLARAFTGKEKIIKFEGCYHGHADPFLVKAGSGVATLGLPDLPGVPKAATFETLTAPFNDISAVEKLFQTNKEEICAIILEPVVGNSGFIAPKPAFLDAIRKITKENGALLIFDEVMTGFRLSYGGAQEYFGITPDLTTLGKIIGGGLPVGAYGGRREIMEMVAPAGPMYQAGTLSGNPLAMTAGIHTLKRLQQPGSYKHLDKITGELVQGILDAGKKTGHAICGGYISGMFGFFFTEGPVYNYEDAKKSDTAKFARFFRGMLEEGVYFAPSQFEAGFTSLAHTSEDIQKTIAAAEKVLRQI; from the exons ATGGCTGGTGCTATTACCGGATCAAGAGTCAGCCTGGGGCTGTCGTGCTCTACGACTAGGCTTTCTCGGAGGCCGATAGACTCTTCTTCCCGATCGACTCGTCGCTATTGCGTGAAAATGGCCGTCTCGCTCgacgagaagaagaagaatttcaCTCTTCAAAAATCCGAAGAAGCTTTCAATGCCGCCAAG AATTTGATGCCTGGAGGTGTAAATTCCCCTGTCCGTGCATTTAAATCGGTTGGTGGACAACCTATTCTGATAGACTCCGTCAAGGGCTCTCATATGTGGGACATAGATGGCAACGAGTACATTGACTATGTGGGTTCTTGGGGACCTGCTATAATTGGCCATGCAGATGACGAG GTACTTGCTGCCCTGGCTGAAACAATGAAGAAAGGAACCAGTTTTGGTGCTCCTTGCCtgctagaaaatattttggcTGAGATGGTCATCTCAGCTGTTCCAAGCATCGAAATGGTCCGATTTGTTAATTCAGGCACGGAAGCATGCATGGGTGTGCTCCGCCTGGCCCGTGCTTTCACCGGAAAAGAGAAGATTATAAAGTTTGAAGGCTGTTACCATGGCCATGCTGATCCATTCCTTGTCAAGGCAGGAAGTGGGGTTGCCACCTTAGGGCTTCCTGACTTGCCTGGTGTCCCAAAAGCAGCCACATTTGAAACTCTAACCGCCCCTTTCAATGACATATCAGCTGTGGAAAAACTCTTTCAGACCAACAAAGAAGAGATTTGTGCAATCATCCTTGAACCTGTTGTTGGGAACTCTGGTTTCATTGCTCCTAAACCTGCTTTCCTTGATGCTATACGCAAAATCACGAAAGAAAATGGTGCTCTTCTCATCTTTGACGAAGTTATGACTGGGTTCCGTCTGTCTTATGGTGGAGCTCAGGAATATTTTGGTATTACTCCTGATTTGACAACTCTCGGGAAGATCATTGGTGGTGGTCTGCCGGTTGGTGCATATGGAGGAAGAAGGGAGATTATGGAGATGGTAGCACCTGCAGGACCGATGTACCAGGCTGGGACCCTGAGCGGAAACCCATTGGCAATGACAGCTGGCATACACACTCTTAAGCGGTTACAGCAGCCAGGAAGTTACAAACACTTGGATAAGATCACTGGCGAATTGGTTCAAGGTATACTTGATGCTGGAAAAAAAACTGGCCATGCTATATGTGGTGGGTATATAAGTGGGATGTTTGGGTTTTTCTTCACAGAAGGGCCTGTTTACAACTATGAGGATGCGAAGAAGAGTGATACGGCCAAGTTTGCAAGGTTTTTTAGGGGAATGCTGGAGGAAGGAGTATACTTTGCTCCTTCACAGTTTGAGGCTGGGTTTACAAGCCTGGCACATACTTCCGAAGATATCCAAAAAACAATAGCAGCTGCTGAGAAGGTTTTACGGCAGATTTAA
- the LOC121234203 gene encoding membrane-anchored ubiquitin-fold protein 3-like, with protein MPEEDLVDIKFRLYDGTDMGPFRYSSASTVDMLKQRVVSDWPKGKTIMPKAANEVKLITSGKILENNKTVGQCRMPFADNGGVVVIMHVVVQPSLAKTKTEKKIEDSSRKIVCSCSIL; from the exons ATGCCGGAGGAGGACTTGGTGGACATAAAGTTCAGGCTGTACGATGGCACCGATATGGGCCCGTTTCGGTACTCTTCTGCATCCACCGTCGATATGCTTAAGCAAAGGGTTGTCTCCGATTGGCCCAAAG GTAAAACAATCATGCCAAAGGCAGCGAATGAGGTGAAACTGATTACTTCCGGTAAAATCTTGGAAAACAACAAGACCGTCGGTCAGTGTAGAATGCCTTTTGCTGATAATGGCGGGGTTGTTGTTATAATGCACGTTGTCGTACAGCCTTCTTTGGCAAAGACTAAAACAG AAAAGAAGATTGAAGATTCATCTCGGAAGATTGTCTGCTCGTGTTCCATACTGTGA